The following proteins are encoded in a genomic region of Magnolia sinica isolate HGM2019 chromosome 1, MsV1, whole genome shotgun sequence:
- the LOC131246501 gene encoding uncharacterized protein LOC131246501 isoform X3, which yields MHVQYFIGNLMSTNKVVLLCRLGGEFIWESDNVYYKGGTNRIVRVERAINYLNLLCKVRGICMLTDITSIQYKYPGLDLDSLVSIENDDDISNMMDAFPQSNEPIQLFVLCAQNPSIPIAIPSNLMQNAGTGNAQPPLQDLHGVMPVLKEGQEFENANAFHEALREYAIRSNFQYRRTRSGHGRFQAKCIKYDCLWCIRACKVPDKPTFKIKFLKETHTCNAANEPTMSNTETHRQAGRKWIATLVKDRLRKNLDCTPKDIVDEISREYKIKVSYDKAWRGKELALKEMHFELSYPDLRMLCKDIEKTNPGSTTKLSRSSDNSLRLFIAYKAAICGFKKACRPVVRLERMKIEGEYPGEWFFARAIDATCIDFPLSYAFVELESIESWKWFCGELIQVLGSISGLTFISDRQEGILEETSWSLGCMA from the exons ATGCATGTTCAGTACTTTATAGGGAATTTGATGTCTACGAACAAGGTGGTGCTACTCTGTAGATTAGGAGGCGAATTCATTTGGGAATCCGATAACGTTTATTACAAGGGAGGCACAAACCGGATTGTTCGTGTTGAACGAGCGATCAATTACCTCAATCTTTTATGCAAAGTGCGTGGGATTTGCATGTTGACCGACATTACCAGCATCCAGTATAAATATCCTGGTCTAGATTTGGATTCACTTGTGTCAATTGAGAATGATGACGATATTTCAAATATGATGGATGCATTTCCTCAAAGCAACGAGCCTATTCAGCTCTTTGTTTTGTGTGCCCAAAACCCTTCAATCCCCATTGCAATACCCAG TAATCTGATGCAGAATGCTGGTACTGGAAATGCTCAACCACCATTGCAGGATTTACATGGAG TGATGCCGGTTTTAAAAGAAGGCCAAGAATTTGAAAATGCAAATGCTTTCCACGAGGCTTTAAGGGAGTACGCCATACGTTCAAATTTCCAATACAGGCGAACAAGGTCAGGCCATGGTCGTTTTCAGGCAAAATGCATTAAATATGATTGCTTATGGTGTATACGTGCATGTAAGGTTCCTGACAAGCCTACATTCAAGATAAAATTCTTGAAGGAAACCCATACTTGTAATGCCGCAAATGAGCCAACAATGTCAAACACAGAGACGCATCGACAAGCCGGTAGGAAATGGATTGCAACTTTGGTCAAGGATCGACTCCGAAAAAATTTGGATTGTACACCCAAAGATATCGTTGATGAGATTAGTCGAGAATACAAGATCAAAGTAAGTTACGATAAAGCTTGGAGAGGTAAAGAATTGGCACTAAAAGAGATGCACTTTGAACTATCCTATCCAGATCTTAGGATGCTTTGCAAGGATATTGAGAAGACAAATCCAGGAAGCACGACAAAGCTTAGCAGGTCATCTGACAACTCATTGAGACTTTTTATTGCATATAAAGCTGCAATTTGTGGTTTCAAGAAAGCATGCCGACCAGTTGTGAGGCTTGAGCGTATGAAGATAGAAGGAGAATACCCAGGTGAGTGGTTCTTCGCTAGGGCCATTGATGCTACCTGCATTGATTTCCCACTCTCATATGCATTTGTTGAATTGGAGAGCATAGAGAGTTGGAAATGGTTTTGTGGGGAGTTGATTCAAGTGTTAGGAAGTATATCTGGATTAACATTTATATCAGATAGGCAGGAAGGGATATTGGAAGAG
- the LOC131246501 gene encoding uncharacterized protein LOC131246501 isoform X1: MHVQYFIGNLMSTNKVVLLCRLGGEFIWESDNVYYKGGTNRIVRVERAINYLNLLCKVRGICMLTDITSIQYKYPGLDLDSLVSIENDDDISNMMDAFPQSNEPIQLFVLCAQNPSIPIAIPSNLMQNAGTGNAQPPLQDLHGGYKALASSSHNVDANKHDVPSASNGLINPVNNMQKVMPVLKEGQEFENANAFHEALREYAIRSNFQYRRTRSGHGRFQAKCIKYDCLWCIRACKVPDKPTFKIKFLKETHTCNAANEPTMSNTETHRQAGRKWIATLVKDRLRKNLDCTPKDIVDEISREYKIKVSYDKAWRGKELALKEMHFELSYPDLRMLCKDIEKTNPGSTTKLSRSSDNSLRLFIAYKAAICGFKKACRPVVRLERMKIEGEYPGEWFFARAIDATCIDFPLSYAFVELESIESWKWFCGELIQVLGSISGLTFISDRQEGILEETSWSLGCMA; the protein is encoded by the exons ATGCATGTTCAGTACTTTATAGGGAATTTGATGTCTACGAACAAGGTGGTGCTACTCTGTAGATTAGGAGGCGAATTCATTTGGGAATCCGATAACGTTTATTACAAGGGAGGCACAAACCGGATTGTTCGTGTTGAACGAGCGATCAATTACCTCAATCTTTTATGCAAAGTGCGTGGGATTTGCATGTTGACCGACATTACCAGCATCCAGTATAAATATCCTGGTCTAGATTTGGATTCACTTGTGTCAATTGAGAATGATGACGATATTTCAAATATGATGGATGCATTTCCTCAAAGCAACGAGCCTATTCAGCTCTTTGTTTTGTGTGCCCAAAACCCTTCAATCCCCATTGCAATACCCAG TAATCTGATGCAGAATGCTGGTACTGGAAATGCTCAACCACCATTGCAGGATTTACATGGAGGTTATAAAGCACTTGCATCTTCTTCGCATAATGTTGATGCCAATAAACATGATGTTCCAAGTGCATCAAATGGTTTGATTAATCCTGTCAACAACATGCAGAAAGTGATGCCGGTTTTAAAAGAAGGCCAAGAATTTGAAAATGCAAATGCTTTCCACGAGGCTTTAAGGGAGTACGCCATACGTTCAAATTTCCAATACAGGCGAACAAGGTCAGGCCATGGTCGTTTTCAGGCAAAATGCATTAAATATGATTGCTTATGGTGTATACGTGCATGTAAGGTTCCTGACAAGCCTACATTCAAGATAAAATTCTTGAAGGAAACCCATACTTGTAATGCCGCAAATGAGCCAACAATGTCAAACACAGAGACGCATCGACAAGCCGGTAGGAAATGGATTGCAACTTTGGTCAAGGATCGACTCCGAAAAAATTTGGATTGTACACCCAAAGATATCGTTGATGAGATTAGTCGAGAATACAAGATCAAAGTAAGTTACGATAAAGCTTGGAGAGGTAAAGAATTGGCACTAAAAGAGATGCACTTTGAACTATCCTATCCAGATCTTAGGATGCTTTGCAAGGATATTGAGAAGACAAATCCAGGAAGCACGACAAAGCTTAGCAGGTCATCTGACAACTCATTGAGACTTTTTATTGCATATAAAGCTGCAATTTGTGGTTTCAAGAAAGCATGCCGACCAGTTGTGAGGCTTGAGCGTATGAAGATAGAAGGAGAATACCCAGGTGAGTGGTTCTTCGCTAGGGCCATTGATGCTACCTGCATTGATTTCCCACTCTCATATGCATTTGTTGAATTGGAGAGCATAGAGAGTTGGAAATGGTTTTGTGGGGAGTTGATTCAAGTGTTAGGAAGTATATCTGGATTAACATTTATATCAGATAGGCAGGAAGGGATATTGGAAGAG
- the LOC131246501 gene encoding uncharacterized protein LOC131246501 isoform X2: MSTNKVVLLCRLGGEFIWESDNVYYKGGTNRIVRVERAINYLNLLCKVRGICMLTDITSIQYKYPGLDLDSLVSIENDDDISNMMDAFPQSNEPIQLFVLCAQNPSIPIAIPSNLMQNAGTGNAQPPLQDLHGGYKALASSSHNVDANKHDVPSASNGLINPVNNMQKVMPVLKEGQEFENANAFHEALREYAIRSNFQYRRTRSGHGRFQAKCIKYDCLWCIRACKVPDKPTFKIKFLKETHTCNAANEPTMSNTETHRQAGRKWIATLVKDRLRKNLDCTPKDIVDEISREYKIKVSYDKAWRGKELALKEMHFELSYPDLRMLCKDIEKTNPGSTTKLSRSSDNSLRLFIAYKAAICGFKKACRPVVRLERMKIEGEYPGEWFFARAIDATCIDFPLSYAFVELESIESWKWFCGELIQVLGSISGLTFISDRQEGILEETSWSLGCMA; this comes from the exons ATGTCTACGAACAAGGTGGTGCTACTCTGTAGATTAGGAGGCGAATTCATTTGGGAATCCGATAACGTTTATTACAAGGGAGGCACAAACCGGATTGTTCGTGTTGAACGAGCGATCAATTACCTCAATCTTTTATGCAAAGTGCGTGGGATTTGCATGTTGACCGACATTACCAGCATCCAGTATAAATATCCTGGTCTAGATTTGGATTCACTTGTGTCAATTGAGAATGATGACGATATTTCAAATATGATGGATGCATTTCCTCAAAGCAACGAGCCTATTCAGCTCTTTGTTTTGTGTGCCCAAAACCCTTCAATCCCCATTGCAATACCCAG TAATCTGATGCAGAATGCTGGTACTGGAAATGCTCAACCACCATTGCAGGATTTACATGGAGGTTATAAAGCACTTGCATCTTCTTCGCATAATGTTGATGCCAATAAACATGATGTTCCAAGTGCATCAAATGGTTTGATTAATCCTGTCAACAACATGCAGAAAGTGATGCCGGTTTTAAAAGAAGGCCAAGAATTTGAAAATGCAAATGCTTTCCACGAGGCTTTAAGGGAGTACGCCATACGTTCAAATTTCCAATACAGGCGAACAAGGTCAGGCCATGGTCGTTTTCAGGCAAAATGCATTAAATATGATTGCTTATGGTGTATACGTGCATGTAAGGTTCCTGACAAGCCTACATTCAAGATAAAATTCTTGAAGGAAACCCATACTTGTAATGCCGCAAATGAGCCAACAATGTCAAACACAGAGACGCATCGACAAGCCGGTAGGAAATGGATTGCAACTTTGGTCAAGGATCGACTCCGAAAAAATTTGGATTGTACACCCAAAGATATCGTTGATGAGATTAGTCGAGAATACAAGATCAAAGTAAGTTACGATAAAGCTTGGAGAGGTAAAGAATTGGCACTAAAAGAGATGCACTTTGAACTATCCTATCCAGATCTTAGGATGCTTTGCAAGGATATTGAGAAGACAAATCCAGGAAGCACGACAAAGCTTAGCAGGTCATCTGACAACTCATTGAGACTTTTTATTGCATATAAAGCTGCAATTTGTGGTTTCAAGAAAGCATGCCGACCAGTTGTGAGGCTTGAGCGTATGAAGATAGAAGGAGAATACCCAGGTGAGTGGTTCTTCGCTAGGGCCATTGATGCTACCTGCATTGATTTCCCACTCTCATATGCATTTGTTGAATTGGAGAGCATAGAGAGTTGGAAATGGTTTTGTGGGGAGTTGATTCAAGTGTTAGGAAGTATATCTGGATTAACATTTATATCAGATAGGCAGGAAGGGATATTGGAAGAG